One Pseudomonas sp. AN-1 genomic region harbors:
- a CDS encoding VanZ family protein produces the protein MLFRIPRALWILAFAVCTASVLVLALMKNPSAMFSTGWDKGNHVLAFAVLTFLGRMAFPGQRLLLLLGLLGYGVLIENLQLMTGYRFGEYQDLLADVTGMLIGYLLAVPMTRRLPAQQ, from the coding sequence ATGCTCTTCCGTATTCCCCGCGCGCTCTGGATCCTGGCCTTCGCCGTCTGCACGGCGAGCGTGCTGGTCCTGGCGCTGATGAAGAATCCTTCGGCAATGTTCAGCACCGGCTGGGACAAGGGCAATCATGTCCTGGCCTTCGCCGTGCTCACCTTCCTCGGGCGCATGGCCTTTCCCGGACAGCGCCTGCTCCTGCTGCTCGGCCTGCTGGGCTACGGCGTGCTGATCGAGAACCTGCAGCTGATGACCGGCTACCGCTTCGGCGAATACCAGGATCTGCTGGCGGACGTGACCGGCATGCTGATCGGCTATCTGCTGGCGGTGCCCATGACCCGCAGGCTGCCGGCGCAGCAGTAG
- a CDS encoding group II truncated hemoglobin: MNHTPYQLLGSEEGVRRLCDAFYDCMDQLPEAADIRRMHGEDLSGIRQKLFEFLSGWLGGPPLYAQKYGSICMTGPHRPYAIGPKERDQWLLCMNRALERVGASDEVKEMLERPMHAIADMIRNRESSASA; encoded by the coding sequence ATGAACCATACCCCCTACCAACTGCTCGGCAGCGAGGAAGGCGTGCGCCGCCTGTGCGATGCCTTCTACGACTGCATGGATCAGCTGCCGGAGGCGGCGGACATCCGGCGCATGCACGGCGAGGACCTGTCGGGGATCCGCCAGAAGCTGTTCGAGTTCCTCTCCGGCTGGCTGGGCGGGCCGCCCCTGTATGCGCAGAAGTACGGCAGCATCTGCATGACCGGCCCGCACCGCCCGTACGCCATCGGCCCGAAGGAGCGCGACCAGTGGCTGCTGTGCATGAACCGGGCGCTGGAGCGGGTCGGCGCCAGCGACGAGGTCAAGGAAATGCTCGAACGGCCGATGCATGCCATCGCCGACATGATCCGCAACCGCGAGAGCTCCGCGAGCGCCTGA
- a CDS encoding p-hydroxyphenylacetate 3-hydroxylase oxygenase component, with protein sequence MKRANPLLEKLQTILPAIAANAARAELERKVPDENIALLKSIGMHRAFQPKAYGGLEISLPEFTDCVAALAGACGGTAWAFSLLCTHSHQLAMFPKQLQDEIWGDNPDATASSSIAPFSTIEETEGGVLLSGEMGWSSGCDHAEWAIVGMRRKNAEGELVYSFGVLPRSDYEIRDDWFSVGMRSSGSKTLVIKNAFIPNHRIQAAKDMMEGKSAGFGLYPDSKIFYTPYRPYFACGFSAISLGIAERMLVAFKEKQKNRVRAYTGAAVGAATPALMRLAESTHQVAAARAFLEKTWEEHAEYGERHEYPSREKLAYWRTNQAYAVKMCIAAVDRLFEAAGATSWFENSEIQRLFRDSHMTGAHAYTDYDVCAQILGRELMGLEPDPSMV encoded by the coding sequence ATGAAAAGAGCGAACCCCCTTCTCGAGAAACTGCAAACCATCCTGCCGGCCATCGCAGCCAACGCCGCCCGCGCGGAGCTCGAGCGCAAGGTCCCGGACGAGAACATCGCTCTGCTGAAGAGCATCGGCATGCACCGCGCCTTCCAGCCCAAGGCCTATGGCGGTCTGGAAATCTCCCTGCCCGAATTCACCGACTGCGTGGCCGCGCTGGCCGGCGCCTGCGGCGGCACCGCCTGGGCCTTCAGCCTGCTGTGCACCCACAGCCACCAGCTGGCCATGTTCCCCAAGCAGCTGCAGGACGAGATCTGGGGCGACAACCCGGATGCCACCGCCAGCAGCAGCATCGCGCCGTTCAGCACCATCGAGGAAACCGAGGGCGGCGTGCTGCTCAGCGGCGAGATGGGCTGGAGCAGCGGTTGTGACCACGCCGAGTGGGCCATCGTCGGCATGCGCCGCAAGAATGCCGAAGGCGAGCTGGTGTACAGCTTCGGCGTACTGCCGCGCAGCGACTACGAGATCCGCGACGACTGGTTCTCCGTCGGCATGCGCAGCAGCGGCTCGAAGACCCTGGTGATCAAGAACGCCTTCATCCCCAACCACCGCATCCAGGCGGCCAAGGACATGATGGAAGGCAAGTCCGCCGGCTTCGGTCTGTATCCGGACAGCAAGATCTTCTACACCCCGTACCGCCCGTACTTCGCCTGCGGCTTCTCCGCCATCAGCCTGGGCATCGCCGAGCGCATGCTGGTCGCCTTCAAGGAAAAGCAGAAGAACCGCGTGCGCGCCTACACCGGCGCCGCTGTCGGTGCCGCCACCCCGGCGCTGATGCGTCTGGCTGAGTCGACCCACCAGGTCGCTGCCGCCCGCGCCTTCCTCGAGAAGACCTGGGAAGAGCACGCCGAGTACGGCGAGCGCCACGAGTACCCGAGCCGCGAGAAGCTGGCCTACTGGCGCACCAACCAGGCCTACGCGGTGAAGATGTGCATCGCCGCCGTCGACCGCCTGTTCGAGGCCGCCGGCGCCACCAGTTGGTTCGAGAACAGCGAGATCCAGCGCCTGTTCCGCGACTCGCACATGACCGGCGCACACGCCTACACCGACTACGACGTCTGCGCGCAGATCCTCGGCCGCGAGCTGATGGGCCTGGAGCCGGACCCGAGCATGGTCTGA
- the msrB gene encoding peptide-methionine (R)-S-oxide reductase MsrB: MHRRHLLRAIALLPAWALLERGIRPARATPLATVARLDKPPEEWRALLPPAAWRVLFEEDTEPAGSSPLNDEHRDGTFVCAACYLPLFDSRHKYDSGTGWPSFTQPLDPAHIGRRRDFRLFWPRSEYHCARCGGHQGHVFDDGPPPRGERWCNNGLALHFVPREEPLPELRS, encoded by the coding sequence ATGCATCGCCGCCATCTGCTGCGGGCCATCGCCCTGCTGCCCGCCTGGGCACTGCTGGAGCGCGGCATCCGCCCGGCGCGGGCAACGCCCCTCGCCACGGTTGCCCGGCTGGACAAGCCGCCCGAGGAGTGGCGAGCCCTGCTGCCGCCGGCAGCCTGGCGCGTGCTGTTCGAGGAGGACACCGAGCCGGCCGGCAGCAGCCCGCTGAACGACGAACACCGCGACGGCACCTTCGTCTGCGCCGCCTGCTACCTGCCGCTGTTCGACAGCCGCCACAAGTACGACAGCGGCACCGGCTGGCCGAGCTTCACCCAGCCGCTCGACCCCGCGCACATCGGCCGCCGGCGCGATTTCAGGCTGTTCTGGCCGCGCAGCGAATACCACTGCGCGCGCTGCGGCGGGCATCAGGGCCATGTGTTCGACGACGGCCCGCCGCCGCGCGGCGAGCGCTGGTGCAACAACGGCCTGGCGCTGCACTTCGTGCCGCGCGAGGAACCCCTGCCGGAGCTGAGGAGCTGA
- the msrA gene encoding peptide-methionine (S)-S-oxide reductase MsrA: MRRQVRVGLRALLTGAALLGALSLASAGETPTATPEADATAIFAGGCFWCLEADFDKVPGVLSTTSGYTGGTLANPSYEQVSAGGSGHLEAVLVRYDPARTSYARLLEAFWPNIDPLTATGQFCDIGAQYRSAIFYADAEQRRQAEASRAALQASARFDRPIVTEILPAGTFYPAEEYHQDYARRNPLRYHFYRSRCGRDARLQELWGTPR; the protein is encoded by the coding sequence ATGCGCAGACAGGTCAGGGTGGGGCTGCGCGCCCTGCTGACGGGAGCCGCCCTGCTCGGTGCCCTGTCGCTGGCGAGCGCAGGCGAGACGCCCACGGCGACGCCCGAGGCGGACGCCACGGCGATCTTCGCCGGCGGCTGCTTCTGGTGTCTGGAAGCAGATTTCGACAAGGTGCCGGGAGTGCTGTCCACCACCTCGGGCTATACCGGCGGCACGCTGGCCAACCCGAGCTACGAGCAGGTCTCGGCCGGCGGCAGCGGCCATCTGGAGGCGGTGCTGGTGCGCTACGACCCGGCGCGGACCAGCTACGCCAGGCTGCTGGAGGCCTTCTGGCCGAACATCGACCCGCTGACCGCCACCGGCCAGTTCTGCGACATCGGCGCGCAGTACCGCAGCGCGATCTTCTATGCCGACGCCGAGCAGCGACGCCAGGCCGAGGCCTCCAGGGCGGCGCTGCAGGCCTCCGCGCGCTTCGACCGGCCCATCGTCACCGAGATACTCCCCGCCGGCACCTTCTATCCGGCCGAGGAGTACCACCAGGACTACGCGCGTCGCAATCCGCTGCGCTACCACTTCTACCGCAGCCGCTGCGGCCGCGACGCCCGCCTGCAGGAGCTGTGGGGCACGCCACGCTGA
- a CDS encoding S1 RNA-binding domain-containing protein, producing MALIGRFNSLQVVKHTDFGLYLDGGPDGEILLPRRYVPKGEPCEVGDWLNVFVYLDSEDRIIATTQKPRVQVGGFASLKVVAINHVGLFLDWGLPKDLFLPHSEEKRPLQVGDYAVVHVYLDPRTRRITATARLDRYLDNTPASYQPGQAVDLLVAERTDLGFKAIIDGKHWGLIHKNELFKFIRPGMQETGYIKEVRADGKISLSLQPVGRQAGDQLGEQILAQLRAAGGRLALSDKSPPEEIARLFGVSKGNFKKAIGGLYKQGLIVIHEQGIELR from the coding sequence ATGGCACTCATCGGGCGGTTCAACTCTCTGCAGGTGGTCAAGCACACCGACTTCGGCCTCTATCTGGATGGCGGGCCGGACGGGGAAATCCTCCTGCCCAGGCGCTATGTGCCCAAGGGCGAGCCCTGCGAAGTCGGCGACTGGCTCAACGTGTTCGTCTACCTCGACAGCGAAGACCGCATCATCGCCACCACGCAGAAGCCCAGGGTGCAGGTGGGCGGCTTCGCCAGCCTCAAGGTGGTGGCGATCAACCACGTCGGCCTGTTCCTCGACTGGGGGCTGCCCAAGGACCTGTTCCTGCCGCATTCCGAGGAGAAGCGCCCCCTGCAGGTCGGCGACTACGCCGTGGTGCACGTCTATCTCGATCCGCGCACCCGGCGGATCACCGCCACCGCGCGGCTGGACCGCTACCTGGACAACACGCCGGCCAGCTACCAGCCGGGTCAGGCCGTCGACCTGCTGGTGGCCGAGCGCACCGACCTGGGCTTCAAGGCCATCATCGACGGCAAGCACTGGGGGCTGATCCACAAGAACGAACTGTTCAAGTTCATCCGCCCGGGCATGCAGGAGACCGGCTACATCAAGGAAGTGCGCGCGGACGGCAAGATCAGCCTGAGCCTGCAGCCGGTCGGCCGGCAGGCGGGCGACCAGCTGGGCGAGCAGATCCTCGCCCAGCTGCGCGCGGCCGGCGGCCGCCTGGCGCTCTCCGACAAGAGCCCGCCGGAGGAGATCGCTCGCCTGTTCGGCGTCAGCAAGGGCAACTTCAAGAAGGCCATCGGCGGCCTGTACAAGCAGGGCCTGATCGTCATCCACGAGCAGGGCATCGAACTGCGCTGA
- a CDS encoding cold-shock protein, producing the protein MSNRQTGTVKWFNDEKGFGFITPQSGPDVFVHFRAIKADGFKTLKEGQAVSFLVVQGQKGLQADEVQII; encoded by the coding sequence ATGTCTAATCGCCAAACCGGTACCGTCAAGTGGTTCAACGATGAAAAAGGCTTCGGCTTCATCACCCCGCAGAGCGGTCCGGACGTGTTTGTGCATTTCCGCGCCATCAAGGCCGACGGCTTCAAGACCCTGAAGGAAGGCCAAGCCGTTTCCTTCCTGGTCGTCCAGGGCCAGAAAGGTCTGCAGGCTGACGAAGTCCAGATCATCTGA
- a CDS encoding MsnO8 family LLM class oxidoreductase encodes MSLKLTIVDQTPVHGDRPAREAPNSSVELARACDELGYHRYWLAEHHNSIQFANPCPEIMVARVASATQNMRIGSGGVMLTHYSPYKVAEVFRMLASLFPERIDLGIGRAPGGTPLASAALAAPYEQLEEDTFPQQAAELCAFLRNEYPERHPYSRLRCLPDNDPAPQLWMLGSGGGSSSLAGYLGMGLSVAKFIAPQACSPAIFANYERHFREAGHEHKPARMLALAVICAETEEEARRIASTAAWRKMMTGRGAREPLLSPEEIDQRRRQLSPSDLAELDATRDAMVVGTPEQCWEQFHAHARDYQLDELGLVTVTHSFADRLNSYRLLAAKR; translated from the coding sequence ATGTCGCTGAAGCTCACCATCGTCGACCAGACGCCCGTCCACGGCGACCGCCCGGCCCGCGAGGCGCCCAACAGCTCGGTCGAGCTGGCCCGCGCCTGCGACGAGCTGGGCTACCACCGCTACTGGCTGGCCGAACACCACAACAGCATCCAGTTCGCCAATCCCTGCCCGGAAATCATGGTCGCCCGCGTGGCCAGCGCCACGCAGAACATGCGCATCGGCAGCGGCGGCGTGATGCTCACCCACTACAGCCCGTACAAGGTGGCCGAGGTGTTCCGCATGCTCGCCAGCCTGTTCCCCGAGCGCATCGACCTCGGCATCGGCCGCGCCCCGGGCGGCACGCCGCTGGCCTCCGCGGCCCTCGCGGCACCCTACGAGCAGCTGGAAGAAGACACCTTCCCGCAGCAGGCCGCCGAGCTGTGCGCCTTCCTGCGCAACGAGTATCCCGAGCGCCATCCCTACAGCCGCCTGCGCTGCCTGCCGGACAACGATCCGGCGCCGCAGCTGTGGATGCTCGGCTCCGGCGGCGGCAGCTCGTCGCTGGCCGGCTACCTGGGCATGGGCCTGTCGGTGGCCAAGTTCATCGCCCCGCAGGCCTGCTCGCCGGCGATCTTCGCCAACTACGAGCGCCACTTCCGCGAGGCCGGGCATGAGCACAAGCCCGCGCGCATGCTGGCGCTGGCGGTGATCTGTGCAGAAACCGAGGAAGAGGCCAGGCGCATCGCCAGTACCGCCGCCTGGCGCAAGATGATGACCGGCCGCGGCGCCCGCGAGCCGCTGCTCAGCCCCGAGGAAATCGACCAGCGCCGCCGCCAGCTCAGCCCCAGCGACCTGGCCGAGCTGGACGCCACCCGCGACGCCATGGTGGTCGGCACCCCGGAGCAGTGCTGGGAGCAGTTTCACGCCCACGCCCGCGACTACCAGCTCGACGAACTGGGCCTGGTCACCGTGACCCACAGCTTCGCCGACCGCCTGAACAGCTACCGTCTGCTGGCCGCGAAACGCTGA
- a CDS encoding rRNA pseudouridine synthase, whose amino-acid sequence MTDPVRLSKRLAELLPCSRREAELYIEGGWVTVDGQVVEEPQFKVQAQAIALLEGARAESQPPVTLILHKPAGVDAEQASELLGAESRAADDASGVRLLRRHLQRLSVPLPLEPEASGLLVLTQNWGVIRKLTDDFSKIEQEYIVEVTGTLEPQQLALLNHGLSYQGRALAPCKVSWQSETRLRFALKAPQPGQIAHMCRSVGLQVLGIRRIRIGRLAMARLQPVQWRYLGASERF is encoded by the coding sequence ATGACCGATCCCGTCCGCCTGTCCAAGCGCCTCGCCGAACTGCTGCCCTGCTCGCGCCGCGAGGCCGAGCTGTACATCGAGGGCGGCTGGGTGACGGTTGACGGTCAGGTGGTCGAGGAGCCGCAGTTCAAGGTGCAGGCGCAGGCCATCGCCCTGCTCGAGGGCGCCCGGGCGGAATCCCAGCCGCCGGTCACCCTGATCCTGCACAAGCCGGCCGGCGTCGATGCCGAGCAGGCCAGCGAACTGCTCGGCGCCGAAAGCCGCGCGGCGGACGATGCCTCCGGGGTGCGCCTGCTCAGGCGCCACCTGCAGCGCCTGAGCGTGCCACTGCCCCTGGAGCCTGAGGCTTCCGGCCTGCTGGTGCTGACCCAGAACTGGGGCGTGATCCGCAAGCTGACCGACGACTTCAGCAAGATCGAGCAGGAATACATCGTCGAGGTCACCGGCACCCTCGAGCCACAGCAGCTCGCACTGCTCAATCACGGCCTGAGCTATCAGGGCCGGGCGCTGGCTCCGTGCAAGGTCAGCTGGCAGAGCGAAACCCGCCTGCGCTTCGCCCTCAAGGCACCGCAGCCCGGCCAGATCGCCCACATGTGCCGCAGCGTCGGCCTGCAGGTACTGGGCATCCGCCGCATCCGCATCGGCCGCCTGGCCATGGCCAGGCTGCAGCCGGTACAGTGGCGCTACCTCGGCGCCAGCGAGCGCTTCTGA
- a CDS encoding PQQ-dependent sugar dehydrogenase: MSVRASILRAAGALWLVALLETAQAAPLPDSEHGPLVLAEVAGGLEHPWALAFLPDGQGMLVTERPGRLRRVSAAGELSAPLAGVPAVFAQGQGGLLDIALSPQFATDRLVYLSYAEQGVDGRAGTAVGRGRLSADLGALEDFQVIFRQQPKLSSGIHFGSRLVFDRAGYLFVTLGENNQRPTAQDLDKLQGKVVRLHPDGRIPADNPFVGRPGARAEIWSYGHRNPQGAALNPWTGRLWIHEHGPRGGDEINIPQPGRNYGWPRATHGINYSLLPIPEAEGERVPGTEPPHHVWKKSPALSGMAFYDAERFPAWQHSLFIGALAQQALIRLSLDGDQVVREERLLEEKNWRIRDVRVGPDGWVYVLTDESDGKLLRLGLAQP, translated from the coding sequence ATGAGTGTTCGTGCATCCATCCTGCGCGCCGCCGGAGCGCTGTGGCTGGTCGCGCTGCTGGAGACCGCGCAGGCCGCTCCGCTGCCGGACAGCGAGCATGGCCCGCTGGTGCTGGCGGAGGTCGCCGGCGGCCTCGAGCACCCCTGGGCGCTGGCCTTCCTGCCGGACGGCCAGGGCATGCTGGTCACCGAGCGCCCCGGCCGGCTGCGCCGGGTGAGCGCCGCGGGCGAGTTGTCGGCACCGCTGGCCGGAGTGCCGGCGGTGTTCGCCCAGGGGCAGGGCGGCCTGCTCGACATCGCCCTGTCGCCGCAGTTCGCCACGGATCGCCTGGTCTATCTCAGCTACGCCGAGCAGGGCGTCGATGGCCGCGCCGGCACCGCGGTCGGTCGCGGGCGGCTGTCCGCCGACCTCGGGGCGCTGGAGGATTTCCAGGTGATCTTCCGCCAGCAGCCCAAGCTGTCCTCCGGCATCCACTTCGGCTCGCGGCTGGTGTTCGATCGCGCCGGCTACCTGTTCGTCACCCTCGGCGAGAACAACCAGCGCCCCACCGCCCAGGACCTCGACAAGCTGCAGGGCAAGGTGGTGCGCCTGCACCCGGACGGCCGTATTCCGGCGGACAATCCCTTCGTCGGCCGTCCCGGCGCGCGGGCGGAGATCTGGTCCTACGGCCACCGCAACCCGCAGGGCGCCGCGCTCAACCCGTGGACCGGCCGGTTGTGGATCCACGAGCATGGGCCGCGTGGCGGCGACGAGATCAACATCCCCCAGCCGGGGCGCAACTACGGCTGGCCGCGGGCCACCCACGGCATCAACTACAGCCTGCTGCCGATCCCCGAGGCCGAGGGCGAGAGGGTGCCCGGTACCGAGCCGCCGCACCACGTCTGGAAGAAGTCGCCGGCGCTCAGCGGCATGGCCTTCTACGACGCCGAGCGCTTTCCGGCCTGGCAGCACAGCCTGTTCATTGGCGCGCTGGCCCAGCAGGCGCTGATCCGTCTGAGCCTCGATGGCGACCAGGTGGTGCGCGAGGAGCGCCTGCTGGAGGAGAAGAACTGGCGCATCCGCGACGTGCGGGTGGGGCCGGATGGCTGGGTGTATGTGCTCACCGACGAGAGCGACGGCAAACTGCTGCGCCTGGGGCTGGCGCAGCCATAG
- a CDS encoding DUF488 domain-containing protein, protein MIVCKRVYQPAAADDGYRVLVDRLWPRGCRKAELALDAWLRELAPSDGVRRAFAHEPQHFDAFRAAYRAELAAAPALWQPLLERARSGTLTLLYAAHDERFNNAQVLAEFLAERLAAPAP, encoded by the coding sequence GTGATCGTCTGCAAGCGGGTCTATCAGCCGGCGGCGGCGGATGACGGCTATCGGGTTCTGGTCGACCGGCTGTGGCCGCGCGGCTGTCGCAAGGCCGAACTGGCGCTGGATGCCTGGCTGCGCGAGCTGGCACCTTCGGACGGCGTGCGCCGCGCCTTCGCCCACGAGCCGCAGCATTTCGACGCCTTCCGCGCGGCCTACCGGGCCGAGCTGGCGGCTGCGCCGGCGCTCTGGCAACCGCTGCTGGAGCGGGCGCGCTCCGGCACCCTGACCCTGCTGTACGCCGCCCACGACGAGCGGTTCAACAATGCGCAGGTGCTGGCCGAGTTTCTTGCCGAGCGGCTGGCCGCCCCCGCCCCCTGA
- a CDS encoding flavohemoglobin expression-modulating QEGLA motif protein: MSRSKANTEYRQTIRALSDRLVEAQTPIRVLDAIKWDDGIREGFLKARGQKLPAVDRAYYQGRPLSFDPDDKKQQFQQIERDITRQLGQFSPVGQIMRRMCKEYRMVIRMLEARGTPDFGLISQELYGSASDAFHAGDPTLADLGVMFSTYLDNIADRSDLKDEPKTLNATEAVALLQGQLNGVFGDEAVVRVFESDGILADAAAGADYIKIRADALFNQRDIRALAVHEGLVHVGTTLNGLNQPICTFLAKGPPSSTITQEGLAILMEVIAFASYPTRLRKLTNRTRAIHMAEEGADFLQIYEFYREQGYTAEDSYSNAIRVFRGSTPDGLPFTKDLSYLKGFILIYNYIQLAVRKGKLEQIPLLFCGKATLEDMRTLRQLVDEGLVVPPRYLPPQFSDLNALSAWMCFSNFLNHLSLDRVEADYANIL, from the coding sequence ATGAGCCGCAGCAAGGCGAATACCGAATACCGGCAGACCATCCGCGCGCTGTCCGACCGCCTGGTCGAGGCGCAGACGCCGATCCGCGTGCTGGATGCGATCAAGTGGGACGACGGCATCCGCGAGGGCTTTCTCAAGGCGCGCGGGCAGAAGCTGCCGGCGGTGGACCGGGCCTACTACCAGGGCCGCCCGCTGTCGTTCGATCCCGACGACAAGAAGCAGCAGTTCCAGCAGATCGAGCGCGACATCACGCGCCAGCTCGGCCAGTTCAGCCCGGTCGGGCAGATCATGCGGCGCATGTGCAAGGAATACCGCATGGTGATCCGCATGCTCGAGGCGCGCGGCACGCCCGACTTCGGGCTGATCTCCCAGGAGCTGTACGGCTCGGCCTCCGATGCCTTCCATGCCGGCGACCCGACCCTGGCCGACCTCGGCGTGATGTTCTCCACCTACCTGGACAACATCGCCGACCGCAGCGACCTCAAGGACGAACCCAAGACCCTCAACGCGACCGAGGCGGTGGCCCTGCTGCAGGGCCAGCTCAACGGCGTGTTCGGCGACGAGGCGGTGGTGCGGGTGTTCGAATCCGACGGCATCCTCGCCGATGCCGCGGCCGGCGCCGACTACATCAAGATCCGCGCCGACGCGCTGTTCAACCAGCGCGACATCCGCGCGCTGGCGGTGCACGAGGGGCTGGTGCACGTCGGCACCACCCTCAACGGCCTCAACCAGCCGATCTGCACCTTCCTGGCCAAGGGCCCGCCGTCGTCGACCATCACCCAGGAAGGTCTGGCGATCCTCATGGAGGTGATCGCCTTCGCCTCCTACCCGACCCGGCTGCGCAAGCTGACCAACCGCACCCGCGCCATCCACATGGCCGAGGAAGGCGCCGATTTCCTGCAGATCTACGAGTTCTACCGCGAGCAGGGCTACACGGCCGAGGACAGCTATTCCAACGCCATCCGCGTGTTTCGCGGCTCGACGCCGGACGGCCTGCCGTTCACCAAGGACCTGTCCTACCTCAAGGGCTTCATCCTGATCTACAACTACATCCAGCTCGCGGTGCGCAAGGGCAAGCTGGAGCAGATCCCGCTGCTGTTCTGCGGCAAGGCCACCCTCGAGGACATGCGCACCCTGCGCCAGCTGGTCGACGAGGGCCTGGTGGTGCCGCCCAGGTACCTGCCGCCGCAGTTCAGCGACCTCAACGCGCTGTCGGCGTGGATGTGCTTCTCCAACTTCCTCAACCACCTGAGCCTGGATCGCGTCGAGGCCGACTACGCCAACATCCTCTGA
- the lysS gene encoding lysine--tRNA ligase, giving the protein MSEQPLNEHAIHEEENKLIAQRKEKLAAVRESQAIAFPNDFRRDSQAGDLQKQYAEAGKEELEGKQIKVSVAGRIMLNRGAFMVLQDTSGRIQLYVNRKTLAAETLEAIKHWDLGDIVGVSGVLARSGKGDLYVDMQEARLLTKSLRPLPDKFHGLTDTETRYRQRYVDLIVNEEVRETFRVRSQVIAHIRRFLNDRGFLEVETPMLQTIPGGAAAKPFETHHNALDMPMFLRIAPELYLKRLVVGGFEKVFEINRNFRNEGVSTRHNPEFTMLEFYHAYADYEDNMDLTEELFRELAQAVLGTTDVPYGDKVFHFGEPFARLSVFDSILKYNPEISAADLQDIDTARAIAKKAGAKVLGFEGLGKLQVMIFEELVEHKLEQPTFITKYPFEVSPLARRNDEDPSVTDRFELFIGGREIANAYSELNDAEDQAERFHAQVRDKDAGDDEAMHFDADFVRALEYGMPPTAGEGIGIDRLVMLLTDSPSIRDVILFPHMRAEQ; this is encoded by the coding sequence ATGAGCGAACAACCGCTGAACGAGCACGCCATCCACGAGGAAGAGAACAAGCTGATCGCCCAGCGCAAGGAAAAGCTTGCCGCCGTGCGCGAGAGCCAGGCGATTGCCTTCCCCAACGACTTCCGCCGCGACAGCCAGGCCGGCGACCTGCAGAAGCAGTACGCCGAGGCCGGCAAGGAAGAGCTGGAAGGCAAGCAGATCAAGGTCAGCGTGGCCGGTCGCATCATGCTCAACCGCGGCGCGTTCATGGTCCTGCAGGACACCAGCGGGCGCATCCAGCTGTACGTCAACCGCAAGACCCTGGCGGCCGAGACCCTGGAAGCCATCAAGCACTGGGACCTGGGTGACATCGTCGGCGTCAGCGGCGTGCTGGCGCGCTCCGGCAAGGGCGACCTCTACGTCGACATGCAGGAAGCCCGCCTGCTGACCAAGTCGCTGCGTCCGCTGCCGGACAAGTTCCACGGCCTGACCGACACCGAGACCCGCTACCGCCAGCGCTACGTCGACCTGATCGTCAACGAGGAGGTGCGCGAGACCTTCCGCGTGCGCTCCCAGGTGATCGCCCACATCCGCCGCTTCCTCAACGACCGCGGTTTCCTCGAAGTGGAAACCCCGATGCTGCAGACCATCCCCGGCGGCGCCGCGGCCAAGCCGTTCGAGACCCACCACAACGCGCTGGACATGCCGATGTTCCTGCGCATCGCGCCGGAGCTGTACCTCAAGCGCCTGGTGGTCGGCGGCTTCGAGAAGGTCTTCGAGATCAACCGCAACTTCCGCAACGAAGGCGTGTCGACCCGGCACAATCCCGAGTTCACCATGCTCGAGTTCTACCACGCCTACGCCGACTACGAAGACAACATGGACCTCACCGAGGAACTGTTCCGCGAGCTGGCGCAGGCGGTGCTCGGCACCACCGACGTACCCTACGGCGACAAGGTGTTCCACTTCGGCGAGCCGTTCGCACGCCTGTCGGTGTTCGACTCGATCCTCAAGTACAACCCGGAAATCAGCGCCGCCGACCTGCAGGACATCGACACCGCCCGCGCCATCGCCAAGAAGGCCGGCGCCAAGGTGCTCGGCTTCGAGGGCCTGGGCAAGCTGCAGGTGATGATTTTCGAGGAGCTGGTCGAGCACAAGCTGGAGCAGCCGACCTTCATCACCAAGTACCCGTTCGAGGTGTCGCCGCTGGCCCGCCGCAACGACGAGGACCCGAGCGTCACCGACCGCTTCGAGCTGTTCATCGGCGGCCGCGAGATCGCCAACGCCTACTCCGAGCTGAACGACGCCGAGGATCAGGCCGAGCGCTTCCACGCCCAGGTGCGCGACAAGGACGCCGGCGACGACGAGGCCATGCACTTCGACGCCGATTTCGTGCGCGCCCTCGAGTACGGCATGCCGCCGACCGCCGGCGAAGGCATCGGCATCGACCGTCTGGTCATGCTGCTGACCGATTCGCCGTCGATCCGTGACGTGATCCTGTTCCCGCACATGCGTGCCGAGCAATAA